CAGCACAAAACTGTAGTACGTGCGCACGCTGCTTTCACTAAGCCGCCGGCCTCTCAGATAATTCACATATTCGTGCATGACCTTCTTCTGGGCCGTGTTATATTCCAGGACAGGCTGCGGAGTACTGATTTGCTTTGCCGGCAGCTTAAAATTCTGAAGTTCAGTGTAATCAACAAATAGTTTGCCTTCCCGCAATTTGTTGTAAAGCAACTGTTTATTTTCCTGGGTGTAAAGGCTGTAAAAGCAGCTGTGGGTGCGCGTCCATTTTACGATCTCCAGTTTTTGTAACCGCGATTTAATTTCGGTGTCAAAAGGAAATTTTATGCCTATCTGCCATTCGTTGCGGTGGAAAAGTGGAACAAGTGTAACTTTTTTCATGCTGCTCATTTTTAGATAAATATAGTCTAAAAACGAACCTGATCCTGAAAAATATCAGCCTATTATTCTTTATTTCAGTGCTTTAAAGGAGTAGCCTCGTTTCTGAAAATGTTCCAGCACCTGCGGTAATACCGCTTTCAGGTTTTTTTCGGCTTTCAGGCTGTCGTGGAAGACGATAATGCTTCCGGGGCCTGCGTTTTTAAGTACATTCTGAAGGACTTTTTCCGAAGAAAGCCGCCGGTCATAATCCATGCTCACAATACTCCACATTACTACTTTAAAACCTTCCTGCTGAAGCTTTTTGGCCTGCATATTTCTAATCTTGCCATACGGGGGGCGAAAAAGGGCATTTTTGGAGCCTTTTTTCTGCGGAAGTTCCCGATCTATAACCTGTTGCGCCTGCTTCACATTGGAAACATAGGCCTCGATAGAAGTACTCCAGCCGTTCAAATGGTTGTGCGTGTGGTTGCCCACAGTATGGCCCGCCTTTACTACCTGATCAAAGATTTCGGGGTGTTTTGCCACATTGTCGCCAATACAGAAAAATGTTGCCCGGGCATTGTAGCTTTCCAGTTGCTCCAGCACCCAGGGCGTGATTTCAGGGATGGGGCCATCGTCAAAGCTGAGGTAAAGGTTTTTGCCCCCGGTTGGAACATCCCAGATCCTTTTCGGAAATAAATATTTTATCACCCGCGGTATGCGCTCCCTCATTCTGCTCTTGTCATGGCGTTACAGGGAATCCCGGATCTCTTCAGGCAGCAGCTGGGTCTCTTCAGTCGGGATCTCTGTAGGTGTTTCTTCAGGCCGGGCGTAGAAGTGCTCGAACAACATGAGATACTGGTTGAATTTATCGGCTTCTTTGCGTGCTACTTCTTCAGTATCGTTCATGATAAGCAAATCTACGAGGCTTCTGTACCTTTCAATGTCGGTCACTATTTCGCTGCCACGGGCAAACTGCCTGTCCAGTTCAAGAGAGCTGTAGTAGGTGAGGTTCTCCTGGTACTTTTTGGCAACCTGCTGCCATAGGGCAAGAGCTTTTTCCTTTTGTCCTACCTCATAGTAACCCTGAATGAAAGGTTCAAGCAGCGTGTAGTACTCAAAGTGCTCTACGGGCATTTTTTCCATCGCCAGGTCAATAATATCTTCGGCGCGTTGCATTTTTCCTTCATTGATAAGGGTTTCGGCAAGACGGGCAAGATTGCTGCGGTAAGTGATGGCATTTTTGCGGGTCTCGGGATCGTAATACAAATCTGGATCGCCCGAATTCCCCCAGTACCAGTTCATCACGATATCGTACATCTTATCGGCATCAATTCGGCCCATATCAAACGGATTTCTCGGGTTCACCGGTGTCCTTATTGGTACTAGTTTGTAAGTCACGCCATCAAGCTGGAGGTAATCTTTCATCCACAGGTAGTCGTCATCTCCAAAACTTCCGCCGGTAAAATAAATAGGGCGTTTCCAGTCGTTATTGGCAATGATATCGAGCATTAACAAACGGTTCTTGTAAAGGATATCTTCATTAAGCTCAATAATGATCTCGTCTACAATTTCATCGGCATTCTGTGGTTTTACAATTCCGTATTCGAGTACATTTTCCCTGTTCACGGGAATCCTAATGTGCTTTGTAGGGAAGGTGCTCACGCTTTGCCCGCTCATAAGATCGGCATTGGTGCGGGGGTCATCGCTGGCAATCCAGTTCATCCAGGTTTTTATGTTCATAGTGTCCTGTGTAATTGGCTGGAACCATATGGCATCCCGTGTGCCATAGGTATACTGCTCGTGTACAAGCTGCCCGGGGATGGGTTCACTTTCCCACGCCTTGCGTTTCATCTGGTCAATATACCAGTCGGTCATAAACAGGCTGGTGTTCACAATACGCACATCGGTACGGTAGCCTTCCACCTGTTGGGCATACCACAGGGCAAATGTGTCGTTGTCTCCAATCGTGAAGAGAATGGCGTTCTCGTCGAGGCTGTCCAGGTACATTTTGGCCATGGCCAGGGCTGTGTATCTTTCGGACCTGTTGTGGTCATCCCAGTTCTCGCTTGCCAGTACAGTCGGTACCGCCAGCAGGGAAGCCGCAACAACAACAGGAACGGCAATTTTGGGCTTGAGGTAATCTTTGAGGATGTCAAAAAGGGCATAAACGCCAAAGCCTATCCACATGGCAAACACGTAGAAAGAACCTACCAGGGCATAATCCCTTTCGCGTGGCTCAAAAGGCCTTTCGTTGAGGTAGATTTTAAGGGCAATACCCGTAAAGAGGAAGAAAACCAGCAGCACCCAAAAGTTCTTTTTGTCTTTTGTATACTGAAAAACCAGCCCCAGCACCCCGAGGATAAGCGGGAGGAAGTAATAAGTATTTCTTGCAGGGTTGTTCAGTGCATCTGACGGAAGCTGATCCTGGTTGCCCAACCTGGCCTCGTCAATAAAGTCGATCCCGCTTATCCAGTTTCCGTTCTGGTCGGTATATTTTCCCTGAACATCATTTTGCCGGCCAACAAAATTCCACATAAAATATCGCCAGTACATATAGCCCATCTGGTACTCAAAAAGGTAATTGAGGTTGGAGCCAAAAGAGGGTTTTTCTACATCAAGATATTCCCTGAAGCGGCGCAAAAAGCTGTTGTACTGCTCGTAATCTACATTCCCCTGATTATAATTACGTTGAAATTCGTTTACCGCGGCAATAAGCTGTTCTTCCTGTTGGTATTGGGGTTTGATGGTGAATTCTAAAGGCCCTGTGAACTCCATGTAATTGGAAGCATGTTCTGTGCTCCACATACGCGGCAGCAGGGCTTTGTGAGCATCATCGGTATTCTGCTTCGCATTTTTGTAGTCGTTTACAATGACATATTTTCCGGCAGCTTCGTCTTTTTCATACTTCGGCTTATCGTCAATATAAGGGTTGTTCTCATCCAGTCCGCTGTAGATCTCTGTGAATTGTGGGCCGTAGAATAAATGCGTTTCGGGGTACTGTTCCCGGTTGTAGTACGCCAGCAGTTCGCGGGCATTGTTAGGGTTGTTTTCGTTGATCACCGTATTGGCGTTCGCTCTAATAGGTAGCATCAGCCAGGAGGAGAAACCAATAAAGATGAATAGGATGCAAAGCAGCAATGTATTTAGCTGAAAGTAATGTTTGCGCCGGGTGTATTTTATTCCGAAGTAAAAAGCAGCGATAAGCACAAGGGCGGTAAAAATCGTTCCCGAATTGAACGGAAGCCCCAGTGTATTGACAAAGAAGATCTCTGTGGACGAGAACAGGTCAAGAGAATAAGGCAGCAGCAGCTTAAAGATGAACATAAGCACCGCAACCACAACCAGGTTGGCAATGATAAAATTCTTAACGGTGACTTTTGAGAAATTCTTGAAATAGTAAAGAAAACCTATGGCGGGCAGGGTGAGCAGCCCCATAAAATGCACCCCAAAAGAAAGCCCTATGATAAAACTAATAAGGATGACCCAGCGGTTGCCGCGAGGAGCGAACATATCGCGTTCCCAAAGCAGCCCCAGGTAGAACAGGATAGACATGAGAAAGGTTGCCATGGCGTAAACTTCGGCTTCGCCGGCATTGAACCAGAAGCTGTCGGTAAAAGTAAAGGCAAGAGAACCTACAGCGGCACTTCCAAGAACAGCAGCTTTTTTGGCCGCAGAGATCTCAGAGACAGGTCCGCTTATTTTGAGTACTAGAAGCACAATAGACCAGAACATGAACAGGATGGTGAAGGCGCTGGCGAAAACCGACATTAAATTCACCATGTAGGCTACCTGTGAGGGTTCACTGGCAAAAATGGAGAAAAAAGCACCCATCATCTGGTAGAGCGGCGCACCGGGAGGGTGGCCCACCTCGAGATTTGAAGAAGTGGCAATGTATTCTCCCGCGTCCCAAAAACTAAGCGTGGGCTCAACAGTTAACCAAAAAGTTGTAAGAGCTATAAGGAAAACCACCCAGCCCAGAATTTTATTCCACCGGGTAAAGTTAAAATCTGTCATTTTAGTGAGTTTGAGAACAGTGGCGAATTTAAGAATAATTAAACTATTGTGGGAAGAACGAATTTTAAAAGAAGATATTTTGATGTGGGGTTAGCTTTAACCCCTTAGGGATCTTTTAAGTACCTCCCAGGCGGTTTTGCAGGAGAGGTTTCAAAAATGGCATTTTTGAGAGGTTGGAATTAAAGCAGTGAAAATAATTTTTAAAAAATGTTTGTAGAAGTAAAAGTTTGTTTTAAATTTGCATCCGCATTACAGCAATGGCCTATGGTGTAACTGGCAACACGTCTGGTTTTGGTCCAGAAGAGTCTAGGTTCGAGCCCTAGTAGGCCAACAAAGTAAATGTGAAACCGAATTGTGAAAACAGTTCGGTTTTTTTTGTTTTTAGCAGTATGGCGAATAGGGATGGATCATGGATCATGATCAAAAGGGATCATAATCCAAAGTTGGGGATTAGGCAAAAATTGTGGTTAATCTGAATAGAGATCAAGAACATTTTCTGGGCTTTTGAGTTTTAGGAAAATAATTTTTCAAGCCGATACAAGAAGAATCCTTCATTATCTTCTTATAAAATACCAGTTCCTTTTTTTTCTTTCCTTACAATAATGTTAAGAGGTAATATTTTAATATTTTAGATTACAGATTATTCCTACAATTCAAATGCGGAATAACAAAAAGACCGGGAGTCTTCTTTGTTCTATATGTAATTTTTAATCTAATGAAAATCCAGCACCTACTCTTCATCCTCCTAACATCATTAGTAAATAATGAGATTTTTGCCCAGCAAAGTAATGAATGGGAGAATCCTCTGGCAATTGACAGAAATAAACTGGAAGGCCGCAGTGACTTCATCCTGTTTAAGTCGGCATCTAAAGCATTAGGGCAAGAAAAAGAATCTTCCAGTCTTTACCAGAGTTTAAACGGGAAATGGAAGTTTCAGCTTGTAAAGCATCCCAGTGAACGTCCTTTGATTTTCATAAAGAAAATCTGGATGACAGTAAATGGGATAAAATAAAAGTTCCTTCCAATTGGGAGCTTGAAGGTTATGATATTCCTATCTATACCAATGTAGTATATCCTTTTCCGAAGAATCCGCCGCACATAGGATTTCCTTCAGATAAAACTACATCCACTGGAGAAGTCCTGAATTTAAATGCTAAAGATGGAGATGAAGAGATCTACAATCCTGTGGGTTCTTATCGCAAAACCTTTACAGTGCCTGAGACCTGGACCGATAAAGAGGTGATTCTTCATTTTGGTTCCATTTCAGGCTATGCCCGGATTTTTGTGAATGGAAACCAAGTAGGAATGACCAAAGCTGCCAAGACCCCGGCCGAATTTGATATCACTTCAGCTTTG
This Salinimicrobium tongyeongense DNA region includes the following protein-coding sequences:
- a CDS encoding glycosyltransferase family 117 protein, with product MTDFNFTRWNKILGWVVFLIALTTFWLTVEPTLSFWDAGEYIATSSNLEVGHPPGAPLYQMMGAFFSIFASEPSQVAYMVNLMSVFASAFTILFMFWSIVLLVLKISGPVSEISAAKKAAVLGSAAVGSLAFTFTDSFWFNAGEAEVYAMATFLMSILFYLGLLWERDMFAPRGNRWVILISFIIGLSFGVHFMGLLTLPAIGFLYYFKNFSKVTVKNFIIANLVVVAVLMFIFKLLLPYSLDLFSSTEIFFVNTLGLPFNSGTIFTALVLIAAFYFGIKYTRRKHYFQLNTLLLCILFIFIGFSSWLMLPIRANANTVINENNPNNARELLAYYNREQYPETHLFYGPQFTEIYSGLDENNPYIDDKPKYEKDEAAGKYVIVNDYKNAKQNTDDAHKALLPRMWSTEHASNYMEFTGPLEFTIKPQYQQEEQLIAAVNEFQRNYNQGNVDYEQYNSFLRRFREYLDVEKPSFGSNLNYLFEYQMGYMYWRYFMWNFVGRQNDVQGKYTDQNGNWISGIDFIDEARLGNQDQLPSDALNNPARNTYYFLPLILGVLGLVFQYTKDKKNFWVLLVFFLFTGIALKIYLNERPFEPRERDYALVGSFYVFAMWIGFGVYALFDILKDYLKPKIAVPVVVAASLLAVPTVLASENWDDHNRSERYTALAMAKMYLDSLDENAILFTIGDNDTFALWYAQQVEGYRTDVRIVNTSLFMTDWYIDQMKRKAWESEPIPGQLVHEQYTYGTRDAIWFQPITQDTMNIKTWMNWIASDDPRTNADLMSGQSVSTFPTKHIRIPVNRENVLEYGIVKPQNADEIVDEIIIELNEDILYKNRLLMLDIIANNDWKRPIYFTGGSFGDDDYLWMKDYLQLDGVTYKLVPIRTPVNPRNPFDMGRIDADKMYDIVMNWYWGNSGDPDLYYDPETRKNAITYRSNLARLAETLINEGKMQRAEDIIDLAMEKMPVEHFEYYTLLEPFIQGYYEVGQKEKALALWQQVAKKYQENLTYYSSLELDRQFARGSEIVTDIERYRSLVDLLIMNDTEEVARKEADKFNQYLMLFEHFYARPEETPTEIPTEETQLLPEEIRDSL
- a CDS encoding polysaccharide deacetylase family protein, with amino-acid sequence MRERIPRVIKYLFPKRIWDVPTGGKNLYLSFDDGPIPEITPWVLEQLESYNARATFFCIGDNVAKHPEIFDQVVKAGHTVGNHTHNHLNGWSTSIEAYVSNVKQAQQVIDRELPQKKGSKNALFRPPYGKIRNMQAKKLQQEGFKVVMWSIVSMDYDRRLSSEKVLQNVLKNAGPGSIIVFHDSLKAEKNLKAVLPQVLEHFQKRGYSFKALK